The Delphinus delphis chromosome 10, mDelDel1.2, whole genome shotgun sequence genome includes a region encoding these proteins:
- the JAGN1 gene encoding protein jagunal homolog 1 isoform X1, whose amino-acid sequence MASRAGPRAAGTDGSDFQHRERVATHYQMSVTLKYEIKKLIYVHLVIWLLLVAKMSVGHLRLLSHDQVAMPYQWEYPYLLSIVPSLLGLLSFPRNNISYLVLSMISMGLFSIAPLIYGSMEMFPAAQQLYRHGKAYRFLFGFSAVSVMYLVLVLVVQVHAWQLYYSKKLLDSWFTSTQEKKRK is encoded by the exons ATGGCGTCTCGGGCAGGCCCGCGAGCGGCCGGCACCGACGGCAGCGACTTTCAGCACCGGGAGCGCGTCGCCACGCACTACCAGATGAG TGTGACCCTCAAGTATGAAATCAAGAAGCTGATCTACGTGCATCTGGTCATATGGCTGCTGCTGGTTGCCAAGATGAGCGTGGGGCACCTGAGGCTCTTGTCGCATGATCAGGTGGCCATGCCCTATCAGTGGGAGTACCCCTATTTGCTGAGCATTGtgccctccctcttgggcctcctctccttcccccgcAACAACATTAGCTACCTGGTGCTCTCCATGATCAGCATGGGGCTCTTTTCCATCGCTCCCCTCATATATGGCAGCATGGAGATGTTCCCTGCTGCACAGCAGCTCTACCGCCATGGCAAGGCCTACCGCTTCCTCTTTGGTTTTTCTGCCGTGTCCGTCATGTATCTGGTGTTGGTGCTGGTGGTCCAAGTGCATGCCTGGCAGTTATACTACAGCAAGAAGCTCCTAGACTCTTGGTTCACCAGCACACAGGAGAAGAAGCGTAAATGA
- the JAGN1 gene encoding protein jagunal homolog 1 isoform X2 has translation MSVGHLRLLSHDQVAMPYQWEYPYLLSIVPSLLGLLSFPRNNISYLVLSMISMGLFSIAPLIYGSMEMFPAAQQLYRHGKAYRFLFGFSAVSVMYLVLVLVVQVHAWQLYYSKKLLDSWFTSTQEKKRK, from the coding sequence ATGAGCGTGGGGCACCTGAGGCTCTTGTCGCATGATCAGGTGGCCATGCCCTATCAGTGGGAGTACCCCTATTTGCTGAGCATTGtgccctccctcttgggcctcctctccttcccccgcAACAACATTAGCTACCTGGTGCTCTCCATGATCAGCATGGGGCTCTTTTCCATCGCTCCCCTCATATATGGCAGCATGGAGATGTTCCCTGCTGCACAGCAGCTCTACCGCCATGGCAAGGCCTACCGCTTCCTCTTTGGTTTTTCTGCCGTGTCCGTCATGTATCTGGTGTTGGTGCTGGTGGTCCAAGTGCATGCCTGGCAGTTATACTACAGCAAGAAGCTCCTAGACTCTTGGTTCACCAGCACACAGGAGAAGAAGCGTAAATGA